A stretch of Gorilla gorilla gorilla isolate KB3781 chromosome 9, NHGRI_mGorGor1-v2.1_pri, whole genome shotgun sequence DNA encodes these proteins:
- the CELF1 gene encoding CUGBP Elav-like family member 1 isoform X1, which translates to MAAFKLDFLPEMMVDHCSLNSSPVSKKMNGTLDHPDQPDLDAIKMFVGQVPRTWSEKDLRELFEQYGAVYEINVLRDRSQNPPQSKGCCFVTFYTRKAALEAQNALHNMKVLPGMHHPIQMKPADSEKNNAVEDRKLFIGMISKKCTENDIRVMFSSFGQIEECRILRGPDGLSRGCAFVTFTTRAMAQTAIKAMHQAQTMEGCSSPMVVKFADTQKDKEQKRMAQQLQQQMQQISAASVWGNLAGLNTLGPQYLALYLQLLQQTASSGNLNTLSSLHPMGGLNAMQLQNLAALAAAASAAQNTPSGTNALTTSSSPLSVLTSSAGSSPSSSSSNSVNPIASLGALQTLAGATAGLNVGSLAGMAALNGGLGSSGLSNGTGSTMEALTQAYSGIQQYAAAALPTLYNQNLLTQQSIGAAGSQKEGPEGANLFIYHLPQEFGDQDLLQMFMPFGNVVSAKVFIDKQTNLSKCFGFVSYDNPVSAQAAIQSMNGFQIGMKRLKVQLKRSKNDSKPY; encoded by the exons CTCAAAGAAAATGAACGGCACCCTGGACCACCCAGACCAACCAGATCTTGATGCTATCAAGATGTTTGTGGGCCAGGTTCCAAGGACCTGGTCTGAAAAGGACTTGCGGGAACTCTTCGAACAGTATGGTGCTGTATATGAAATCAACGTCCTAAGGGATAGGAGCCAAAACCCTCCTCAGAGCAAAG GGTGCTGTTTTGTTACATTTTACACCCGTAAAGCTGCATTAGAAGCTCAGAATGCTCTTCACAACATGAAAGTCCTCCCAGGG atgCATCACCCTATACAGATGAAACCTGCTGACAGTGAGAAGAACAATG CAGTGGAAGACAGGAAGCTGTTTATTGGTATGATTTCCAAGAAGTGCACTGAAAATGACATCCGAGTCATGTTCTCTTCATTTGGACAGATTGAAGAATGCCGGATATTGCGGGGACCTGATGGCCTGAGCCGAG GTTGTGCATTTGTGACTTTTACAACAAGAGCCATGGCACAGACGGCTATCAAGGCAATGCACCAAGCACAGACCATGGAG GGTTGCTCATCACCCATGGTGGTAAAATTTGCTGATACACAGAAGGACAAAGAACAGAAGAGAATGGCCCAGCAGCTCCAGCAGCAGATGCAGCAAATCAGCGCAGCATCTGTGTGGGGAAACCTTGCTGGTCTAAATACTCTTGGACCCCAGTATTTAGCA CTTTATTTGCAGCTCCTTCAGCAGACTGCCTCCTCTGGGAACCTCAACACCCTGAGCAGCCTCCACCCAATGGGAG GGTTGAATGCAATGCAGTTACAGAATTTGGCTGCACTAGCTGCTGCAGCTAGTGCAGCTCAGAACACACCAAGTGGTACCAATGCTCTCACTACATCCAGCAGTCCCCTCAGCGTGCTCACTAGTTCAG CAGGGTCCTCACCTAGCTCTAGCAGCAGTAATTCTGTCAACCCCATAGCCTCACTTGGAGCCCTGCAGACATTAGCTGGAGCAACGGCTGGCCTCAATGTTGGCTCTTTGGCAG GAATGGCTGCTTTAAATGGTGGCCTGGGCAGCAGTGGCCTTTCCAATGGCACCGGGAGCACCATGGAGGCCCTCACTCAGGCCTACTCGGGTATCCAGCAATATGCTGCTGCTGCGCTCCCCACTCTGTACAACCAGAATCTTCTGACACAGCAGAGTATCGGTGCTGCTGGAAGCCAGAAGGAAG GTCCAGAGGGAGCCAACCTGTTCATCTACCACCTGCCCCAGGAGTTTGGTGATCAGGACCTGCTGCAGATGTTTATGCCCTTTGGGAATGTCGTGTCTGCCAAGGTTTTCATAGACAAGCAGACAAACCTGAGCAAGTGTTTTG GTTTTGTAAGTTACGACAATCCTGTTTCGGCCCAAGCTGCCATCCAGTCCATGAACGGCTTTCAGATTGGCATGAAGCGGCTTAAAGTGCAGCTCAAACGTTCGAAGAATGACAGCAAGCCCTACTGA
- the CELF1 gene encoding CUGBP Elav-like family member 1 isoform X2, with protein MAAFKLDFLPEMMVDHCSLNSSPVSKKMNGTLDHPDQPDLDAIKMFVGQVPRTWSEKDLRELFEQYGAVYEINVLRDRSQNPPQSKGCCFVTFYTRKAALEAQNALHNMKVLPGMHHPIQMKPADSEKNNAVEDRKLFIGMISKKCTENDIRVMFSSFGQIEECRILRGPDGLSRGCAFVTFTTRAMAQTAIKAMHQAQTMEGCSSPMVVKFADTQKDKEQKRMAQQLQQQMQQISAASVWGNLAGLNTLGPQYLALYLQLLQQTASSGNLNTLSSLHPMGGLNAMQLQNLAALAAAASAAQNTPSGTNALTTSSSPLSVLTSSGSSPSSSSSNSVNPIASLGALQTLAGATAGLNVGSLAGMAALNGGLGSSGLSNGTGSTMEALTQAYSGIQQYAAAALPTLYNQNLLTQQSIGAAGSQKEGPEGANLFIYHLPQEFGDQDLLQMFMPFGNVVSAKVFIDKQTNLSKCFGFVSYDNPVSAQAAIQSMNGFQIGMKRLKVQLKRSKNDSKPY; from the exons CTCAAAGAAAATGAACGGCACCCTGGACCACCCAGACCAACCAGATCTTGATGCTATCAAGATGTTTGTGGGCCAGGTTCCAAGGACCTGGTCTGAAAAGGACTTGCGGGAACTCTTCGAACAGTATGGTGCTGTATATGAAATCAACGTCCTAAGGGATAGGAGCCAAAACCCTCCTCAGAGCAAAG GGTGCTGTTTTGTTACATTTTACACCCGTAAAGCTGCATTAGAAGCTCAGAATGCTCTTCACAACATGAAAGTCCTCCCAGGG atgCATCACCCTATACAGATGAAACCTGCTGACAGTGAGAAGAACAATG CAGTGGAAGACAGGAAGCTGTTTATTGGTATGATTTCCAAGAAGTGCACTGAAAATGACATCCGAGTCATGTTCTCTTCATTTGGACAGATTGAAGAATGCCGGATATTGCGGGGACCTGATGGCCTGAGCCGAG GTTGTGCATTTGTGACTTTTACAACAAGAGCCATGGCACAGACGGCTATCAAGGCAATGCACCAAGCACAGACCATGGAG GGTTGCTCATCACCCATGGTGGTAAAATTTGCTGATACACAGAAGGACAAAGAACAGAAGAGAATGGCCCAGCAGCTCCAGCAGCAGATGCAGCAAATCAGCGCAGCATCTGTGTGGGGAAACCTTGCTGGTCTAAATACTCTTGGACCCCAGTATTTAGCA CTTTATTTGCAGCTCCTTCAGCAGACTGCCTCCTCTGGGAACCTCAACACCCTGAGCAGCCTCCACCCAATGGGAG GGTTGAATGCAATGCAGTTACAGAATTTGGCTGCACTAGCTGCTGCAGCTAGTGCAGCTCAGAACACACCAAGTGGTACCAATGCTCTCACTACATCCAGCAGTCCCCTCAGCGTGCTCACTAGTTCAG GGTCCTCACCTAGCTCTAGCAGCAGTAATTCTGTCAACCCCATAGCCTCACTTGGAGCCCTGCAGACATTAGCTGGAGCAACGGCTGGCCTCAATGTTGGCTCTTTGGCAG GAATGGCTGCTTTAAATGGTGGCCTGGGCAGCAGTGGCCTTTCCAATGGCACCGGGAGCACCATGGAGGCCCTCACTCAGGCCTACTCGGGTATCCAGCAATATGCTGCTGCTGCGCTCCCCACTCTGTACAACCAGAATCTTCTGACACAGCAGAGTATCGGTGCTGCTGGAAGCCAGAAGGAAG GTCCAGAGGGAGCCAACCTGTTCATCTACCACCTGCCCCAGGAGTTTGGTGATCAGGACCTGCTGCAGATGTTTATGCCCTTTGGGAATGTCGTGTCTGCCAAGGTTTTCATAGACAAGCAGACAAACCTGAGCAAGTGTTTTG GTTTTGTAAGTTACGACAATCCTGTTTCGGCCCAAGCTGCCATCCAGTCCATGAACGGCTTTCAGATTGGCATGAAGCGGCTTAAAGTGCAGCTCAAACGTTCGAAGAATGACAGCAAGCCCTACTGA
- the CELF1 gene encoding CUGBP Elav-like family member 1 isoform X6 has product MNGTLDHPDQPDLDAIKMFVGQVPRTWSEKDLRELFEQYGAVYEINVLRDRSQNPPQSKGCCFVTFYTRKAALEAQNALHNMKVLPGMHHPIQMKPADSEKNNAVEDRKLFIGMISKKCTENDIRVMFSSFGQIEECRILRGPDGLSRGCAFVTFTTRAMAQTAIKAMHQAQTMEGCSSPMVVKFADTQKDKEQKRMAQQLQQQMQQISAASVWGNLAGLNTLGPQYLALYLQLLQQTASSGNLNTLSSLHPMGGLNAMQLQNLAALAAAASAAQNTPSGTNALTTSSSPLSVLTSSGSSPSSSSSNSVNPIASLGALQTLAGATAGLNVGSLAGMAALNGGLGSSGLSNGTGSTMEALTQAYSGIQQYAAAALPTLYNQNLLTQQSIGAAGSQKEGPEGANLFIYHLPQEFGDQDLLQMFMPFGNVVSAKVFIDKQTNLSKCFGFVSYDNPVSAQAAIQSMNGFQIGMKRLKVQLKRSKNDSKPY; this is encoded by the exons ATGAACGGCACCCTGGACCACCCAGACCAACCAGATCTTGATGCTATCAAGATGTTTGTGGGCCAGGTTCCAAGGACCTGGTCTGAAAAGGACTTGCGGGAACTCTTCGAACAGTATGGTGCTGTATATGAAATCAACGTCCTAAGGGATAGGAGCCAAAACCCTCCTCAGAGCAAAG GGTGCTGTTTTGTTACATTTTACACCCGTAAAGCTGCATTAGAAGCTCAGAATGCTCTTCACAACATGAAAGTCCTCCCAGGG atgCATCACCCTATACAGATGAAACCTGCTGACAGTGAGAAGAACAATG CAGTGGAAGACAGGAAGCTGTTTATTGGTATGATTTCCAAGAAGTGCACTGAAAATGACATCCGAGTCATGTTCTCTTCATTTGGACAGATTGAAGAATGCCGGATATTGCGGGGACCTGATGGCCTGAGCCGAG GTTGTGCATTTGTGACTTTTACAACAAGAGCCATGGCACAGACGGCTATCAAGGCAATGCACCAAGCACAGACCATGGAG GGTTGCTCATCACCCATGGTGGTAAAATTTGCTGATACACAGAAGGACAAAGAACAGAAGAGAATGGCCCAGCAGCTCCAGCAGCAGATGCAGCAAATCAGCGCAGCATCTGTGTGGGGAAACCTTGCTGGTCTAAATACTCTTGGACCCCAGTATTTAGCA CTTTATTTGCAGCTCCTTCAGCAGACTGCCTCCTCTGGGAACCTCAACACCCTGAGCAGCCTCCACCCAATGGGAG GGTTGAATGCAATGCAGTTACAGAATTTGGCTGCACTAGCTGCTGCAGCTAGTGCAGCTCAGAACACACCAAGTGGTACCAATGCTCTCACTACATCCAGCAGTCCCCTCAGCGTGCTCACTAGTTCAG GGTCCTCACCTAGCTCTAGCAGCAGTAATTCTGTCAACCCCATAGCCTCACTTGGAGCCCTGCAGACATTAGCTGGAGCAACGGCTGGCCTCAATGTTGGCTCTTTGGCAG GAATGGCTGCTTTAAATGGTGGCCTGGGCAGCAGTGGCCTTTCCAATGGCACCGGGAGCACCATGGAGGCCCTCACTCAGGCCTACTCGGGTATCCAGCAATATGCTGCTGCTGCGCTCCCCACTCTGTACAACCAGAATCTTCTGACACAGCAGAGTATCGGTGCTGCTGGAAGCCAGAAGGAAG GTCCAGAGGGAGCCAACCTGTTCATCTACCACCTGCCCCAGGAGTTTGGTGATCAGGACCTGCTGCAGATGTTTATGCCCTTTGGGAATGTCGTGTCTGCCAAGGTTTTCATAGACAAGCAGACAAACCTGAGCAAGTGTTTTG GTTTTGTAAGTTACGACAATCCTGTTTCGGCCCAAGCTGCCATCCAGTCCATGAACGGCTTTCAGATTGGCATGAAGCGGCTTAAAGTGCAGCTCAAACGTTCGAAGAATGACAGCAAGCCCTACTGA
- the CELF1 gene encoding CUGBP Elav-like family member 1 isoform X3, with the protein MAAFKLDFLPEMMVDHCSLNSSPVSKKMNGTLDHPDQPDLDAIKMFVGQVPRTWSEKDLRELFEQYGAVYEINVLRDRSQNPPQSKGCCFVTFYTRKAALEAQNALHNMKVLPGMHHPIQMKPADSEKNNAVEDRKLFIGMISKKCTENDIRVMFSSFGQIEECRILRGPDGLSRGCAFVTFTTRAMAQTAIKAMHQAQTMEGCSSPMVVKFADTQKDKEQKRMAQQLQQQMQQISAASVWGNLAGLNTLGPQYLALLQQTASSGNLNTLSSLHPMGGLNAMQLQNLAALAAAASAAQNTPSGTNALTTSSSPLSVLTSSAGSSPSSSSSNSVNPIASLGALQTLAGATAGLNVGSLAGMAALNGGLGSSGLSNGTGSTMEALTQAYSGIQQYAAAALPTLYNQNLLTQQSIGAAGSQKEGPEGANLFIYHLPQEFGDQDLLQMFMPFGNVVSAKVFIDKQTNLSKCFGFVSYDNPVSAQAAIQSMNGFQIGMKRLKVQLKRSKNDSKPY; encoded by the exons CTCAAAGAAAATGAACGGCACCCTGGACCACCCAGACCAACCAGATCTTGATGCTATCAAGATGTTTGTGGGCCAGGTTCCAAGGACCTGGTCTGAAAAGGACTTGCGGGAACTCTTCGAACAGTATGGTGCTGTATATGAAATCAACGTCCTAAGGGATAGGAGCCAAAACCCTCCTCAGAGCAAAG GGTGCTGTTTTGTTACATTTTACACCCGTAAAGCTGCATTAGAAGCTCAGAATGCTCTTCACAACATGAAAGTCCTCCCAGGG atgCATCACCCTATACAGATGAAACCTGCTGACAGTGAGAAGAACAATG CAGTGGAAGACAGGAAGCTGTTTATTGGTATGATTTCCAAGAAGTGCACTGAAAATGACATCCGAGTCATGTTCTCTTCATTTGGACAGATTGAAGAATGCCGGATATTGCGGGGACCTGATGGCCTGAGCCGAG GTTGTGCATTTGTGACTTTTACAACAAGAGCCATGGCACAGACGGCTATCAAGGCAATGCACCAAGCACAGACCATGGAG GGTTGCTCATCACCCATGGTGGTAAAATTTGCTGATACACAGAAGGACAAAGAACAGAAGAGAATGGCCCAGCAGCTCCAGCAGCAGATGCAGCAAATCAGCGCAGCATCTGTGTGGGGAAACCTTGCTGGTCTAAATACTCTTGGACCCCAGTATTTAGCA CTCCTTCAGCAGACTGCCTCCTCTGGGAACCTCAACACCCTGAGCAGCCTCCACCCAATGGGAG GGTTGAATGCAATGCAGTTACAGAATTTGGCTGCACTAGCTGCTGCAGCTAGTGCAGCTCAGAACACACCAAGTGGTACCAATGCTCTCACTACATCCAGCAGTCCCCTCAGCGTGCTCACTAGTTCAG CAGGGTCCTCACCTAGCTCTAGCAGCAGTAATTCTGTCAACCCCATAGCCTCACTTGGAGCCCTGCAGACATTAGCTGGAGCAACGGCTGGCCTCAATGTTGGCTCTTTGGCAG GAATGGCTGCTTTAAATGGTGGCCTGGGCAGCAGTGGCCTTTCCAATGGCACCGGGAGCACCATGGAGGCCCTCACTCAGGCCTACTCGGGTATCCAGCAATATGCTGCTGCTGCGCTCCCCACTCTGTACAACCAGAATCTTCTGACACAGCAGAGTATCGGTGCTGCTGGAAGCCAGAAGGAAG GTCCAGAGGGAGCCAACCTGTTCATCTACCACCTGCCCCAGGAGTTTGGTGATCAGGACCTGCTGCAGATGTTTATGCCCTTTGGGAATGTCGTGTCTGCCAAGGTTTTCATAGACAAGCAGACAAACCTGAGCAAGTGTTTTG GTTTTGTAAGTTACGACAATCCTGTTTCGGCCCAAGCTGCCATCCAGTCCATGAACGGCTTTCAGATTGGCATGAAGCGGCTTAAAGTGCAGCTCAAACGTTCGAAGAATGACAGCAAGCCCTACTGA
- the CELF1 gene encoding CUGBP Elav-like family member 1 isoform X4 produces the protein MAAFKLDFLPEMMVDHCSLNSSPVSKKMNGTLDHPDQPDLDAIKMFVGQVPRTWSEKDLRELFEQYGAVYEINVLRDRSQNPPQSKGCCFVTFYTRKAALEAQNALHNMKVLPGMHHPIQMKPADSEKNNAVEDRKLFIGMISKKCTENDIRVMFSSFGQIEECRILRGPDGLSRGCAFVTFTTRAMAQTAIKAMHQAQTMEGCSSPMVVKFADTQKDKEQKRMAQQLQQQMQQISAASVWGNLAGLNTLGPQYLALLQQTASSGNLNTLSSLHPMGGLNAMQLQNLAALAAAASAAQNTPSGTNALTTSSSPLSVLTSSGSSPSSSSSNSVNPIASLGALQTLAGATAGLNVGSLAGMAALNGGLGSSGLSNGTGSTMEALTQAYSGIQQYAAAALPTLYNQNLLTQQSIGAAGSQKEGPEGANLFIYHLPQEFGDQDLLQMFMPFGNVVSAKVFIDKQTNLSKCFGFVSYDNPVSAQAAIQSMNGFQIGMKRLKVQLKRSKNDSKPY, from the exons CTCAAAGAAAATGAACGGCACCCTGGACCACCCAGACCAACCAGATCTTGATGCTATCAAGATGTTTGTGGGCCAGGTTCCAAGGACCTGGTCTGAAAAGGACTTGCGGGAACTCTTCGAACAGTATGGTGCTGTATATGAAATCAACGTCCTAAGGGATAGGAGCCAAAACCCTCCTCAGAGCAAAG GGTGCTGTTTTGTTACATTTTACACCCGTAAAGCTGCATTAGAAGCTCAGAATGCTCTTCACAACATGAAAGTCCTCCCAGGG atgCATCACCCTATACAGATGAAACCTGCTGACAGTGAGAAGAACAATG CAGTGGAAGACAGGAAGCTGTTTATTGGTATGATTTCCAAGAAGTGCACTGAAAATGACATCCGAGTCATGTTCTCTTCATTTGGACAGATTGAAGAATGCCGGATATTGCGGGGACCTGATGGCCTGAGCCGAG GTTGTGCATTTGTGACTTTTACAACAAGAGCCATGGCACAGACGGCTATCAAGGCAATGCACCAAGCACAGACCATGGAG GGTTGCTCATCACCCATGGTGGTAAAATTTGCTGATACACAGAAGGACAAAGAACAGAAGAGAATGGCCCAGCAGCTCCAGCAGCAGATGCAGCAAATCAGCGCAGCATCTGTGTGGGGAAACCTTGCTGGTCTAAATACTCTTGGACCCCAGTATTTAGCA CTCCTTCAGCAGACTGCCTCCTCTGGGAACCTCAACACCCTGAGCAGCCTCCACCCAATGGGAG GGTTGAATGCAATGCAGTTACAGAATTTGGCTGCACTAGCTGCTGCAGCTAGTGCAGCTCAGAACACACCAAGTGGTACCAATGCTCTCACTACATCCAGCAGTCCCCTCAGCGTGCTCACTAGTTCAG GGTCCTCACCTAGCTCTAGCAGCAGTAATTCTGTCAACCCCATAGCCTCACTTGGAGCCCTGCAGACATTAGCTGGAGCAACGGCTGGCCTCAATGTTGGCTCTTTGGCAG GAATGGCTGCTTTAAATGGTGGCCTGGGCAGCAGTGGCCTTTCCAATGGCACCGGGAGCACCATGGAGGCCCTCACTCAGGCCTACTCGGGTATCCAGCAATATGCTGCTGCTGCGCTCCCCACTCTGTACAACCAGAATCTTCTGACACAGCAGAGTATCGGTGCTGCTGGAAGCCAGAAGGAAG GTCCAGAGGGAGCCAACCTGTTCATCTACCACCTGCCCCAGGAGTTTGGTGATCAGGACCTGCTGCAGATGTTTATGCCCTTTGGGAATGTCGTGTCTGCCAAGGTTTTCATAGACAAGCAGACAAACCTGAGCAAGTGTTTTG GTTTTGTAAGTTACGACAATCCTGTTTCGGCCCAAGCTGCCATCCAGTCCATGAACGGCTTTCAGATTGGCATGAAGCGGCTTAAAGTGCAGCTCAAACGTTCGAAGAATGACAGCAAGCCCTACTGA
- the CELF1 gene encoding CUGBP Elav-like family member 1 isoform X7 yields the protein MNGTLDHPDQPDLDAIKMFVGQVPRTWSEKDLRELFEQYGAVYEINVLRDRSQNPPQSKGCCFVTFYTRKAALEAQNALHNMKVLPGMHHPIQMKPADSEKNNAVEDRKLFIGMISKKCTENDIRVMFSSFGQIEECRILRGPDGLSRGCAFVTFTTRAMAQTAIKAMHQAQTMEGCSSPMVVKFADTQKDKEQKRMAQQLQQQMQQISAASVWGNLAGLNTLGPQYLALLQQTASSGNLNTLSSLHPMGGLNAMQLQNLAALAAAASAAQNTPSGTNALTTSSSPLSVLTSSAGSSPSSSSSNSVNPIASLGALQTLAGATAGLNVGSLAGMAALNGGLGSSGLSNGTGSTMEALTQAYSGIQQYAAAALPTLYNQNLLTQQSIGAAGSQKEGPEGANLFIYHLPQEFGDQDLLQMFMPFGNVVSAKVFIDKQTNLSKCFGFVSYDNPVSAQAAIQSMNGFQIGMKRLKVQLKRSKNDSKPY from the exons ATGAACGGCACCCTGGACCACCCAGACCAACCAGATCTTGATGCTATCAAGATGTTTGTGGGCCAGGTTCCAAGGACCTGGTCTGAAAAGGACTTGCGGGAACTCTTCGAACAGTATGGTGCTGTATATGAAATCAACGTCCTAAGGGATAGGAGCCAAAACCCTCCTCAGAGCAAAG GGTGCTGTTTTGTTACATTTTACACCCGTAAAGCTGCATTAGAAGCTCAGAATGCTCTTCACAACATGAAAGTCCTCCCAGGG atgCATCACCCTATACAGATGAAACCTGCTGACAGTGAGAAGAACAATG CAGTGGAAGACAGGAAGCTGTTTATTGGTATGATTTCCAAGAAGTGCACTGAAAATGACATCCGAGTCATGTTCTCTTCATTTGGACAGATTGAAGAATGCCGGATATTGCGGGGACCTGATGGCCTGAGCCGAG GTTGTGCATTTGTGACTTTTACAACAAGAGCCATGGCACAGACGGCTATCAAGGCAATGCACCAAGCACAGACCATGGAG GGTTGCTCATCACCCATGGTGGTAAAATTTGCTGATACACAGAAGGACAAAGAACAGAAGAGAATGGCCCAGCAGCTCCAGCAGCAGATGCAGCAAATCAGCGCAGCATCTGTGTGGGGAAACCTTGCTGGTCTAAATACTCTTGGACCCCAGTATTTAGCA CTCCTTCAGCAGACTGCCTCCTCTGGGAACCTCAACACCCTGAGCAGCCTCCACCCAATGGGAG GGTTGAATGCAATGCAGTTACAGAATTTGGCTGCACTAGCTGCTGCAGCTAGTGCAGCTCAGAACACACCAAGTGGTACCAATGCTCTCACTACATCCAGCAGTCCCCTCAGCGTGCTCACTAGTTCAG CAGGGTCCTCACCTAGCTCTAGCAGCAGTAATTCTGTCAACCCCATAGCCTCACTTGGAGCCCTGCAGACATTAGCTGGAGCAACGGCTGGCCTCAATGTTGGCTCTTTGGCAG GAATGGCTGCTTTAAATGGTGGCCTGGGCAGCAGTGGCCTTTCCAATGGCACCGGGAGCACCATGGAGGCCCTCACTCAGGCCTACTCGGGTATCCAGCAATATGCTGCTGCTGCGCTCCCCACTCTGTACAACCAGAATCTTCTGACACAGCAGAGTATCGGTGCTGCTGGAAGCCAGAAGGAAG GTCCAGAGGGAGCCAACCTGTTCATCTACCACCTGCCCCAGGAGTTTGGTGATCAGGACCTGCTGCAGATGTTTATGCCCTTTGGGAATGTCGTGTCTGCCAAGGTTTTCATAGACAAGCAGACAAACCTGAGCAAGTGTTTTG GTTTTGTAAGTTACGACAATCCTGTTTCGGCCCAAGCTGCCATCCAGTCCATGAACGGCTTTCAGATTGGCATGAAGCGGCTTAAAGTGCAGCTCAAACGTTCGAAGAATGACAGCAAGCCCTACTGA
- the CELF1 gene encoding CUGBP Elav-like family member 1 isoform X8: MNGTLDHPDQPDLDAIKMFVGQVPRTWSEKDLRELFEQYGAVYEINVLRDRSQNPPQSKGCCFVTFYTRKAALEAQNALHNMKVLPGMHHPIQMKPADSEKNNAVEDRKLFIGMISKKCTENDIRVMFSSFGQIEECRILRGPDGLSRGCAFVTFTTRAMAQTAIKAMHQAQTMEGCSSPMVVKFADTQKDKEQKRMAQQLQQQMQQISAASVWGNLAGLNTLGPQYLALLQQTASSGNLNTLSSLHPMGGLNAMQLQNLAALAAAASAAQNTPSGTNALTTSSSPLSVLTSSGSSPSSSSSNSVNPIASLGALQTLAGATAGLNVGSLAGMAALNGGLGSSGLSNGTGSTMEALTQAYSGIQQYAAAALPTLYNQNLLTQQSIGAAGSQKEGPEGANLFIYHLPQEFGDQDLLQMFMPFGNVVSAKVFIDKQTNLSKCFGFVSYDNPVSAQAAIQSMNGFQIGMKRLKVQLKRSKNDSKPY; encoded by the exons ATGAACGGCACCCTGGACCACCCAGACCAACCAGATCTTGATGCTATCAAGATGTTTGTGGGCCAGGTTCCAAGGACCTGGTCTGAAAAGGACTTGCGGGAACTCTTCGAACAGTATGGTGCTGTATATGAAATCAACGTCCTAAGGGATAGGAGCCAAAACCCTCCTCAGAGCAAAG GGTGCTGTTTTGTTACATTTTACACCCGTAAAGCTGCATTAGAAGCTCAGAATGCTCTTCACAACATGAAAGTCCTCCCAGGG atgCATCACCCTATACAGATGAAACCTGCTGACAGTGAGAAGAACAATG CAGTGGAAGACAGGAAGCTGTTTATTGGTATGATTTCCAAGAAGTGCACTGAAAATGACATCCGAGTCATGTTCTCTTCATTTGGACAGATTGAAGAATGCCGGATATTGCGGGGACCTGATGGCCTGAGCCGAG GTTGTGCATTTGTGACTTTTACAACAAGAGCCATGGCACAGACGGCTATCAAGGCAATGCACCAAGCACAGACCATGGAG GGTTGCTCATCACCCATGGTGGTAAAATTTGCTGATACACAGAAGGACAAAGAACAGAAGAGAATGGCCCAGCAGCTCCAGCAGCAGATGCAGCAAATCAGCGCAGCATCTGTGTGGGGAAACCTTGCTGGTCTAAATACTCTTGGACCCCAGTATTTAGCA CTCCTTCAGCAGACTGCCTCCTCTGGGAACCTCAACACCCTGAGCAGCCTCCACCCAATGGGAG GGTTGAATGCAATGCAGTTACAGAATTTGGCTGCACTAGCTGCTGCAGCTAGTGCAGCTCAGAACACACCAAGTGGTACCAATGCTCTCACTACATCCAGCAGTCCCCTCAGCGTGCTCACTAGTTCAG GGTCCTCACCTAGCTCTAGCAGCAGTAATTCTGTCAACCCCATAGCCTCACTTGGAGCCCTGCAGACATTAGCTGGAGCAACGGCTGGCCTCAATGTTGGCTCTTTGGCAG GAATGGCTGCTTTAAATGGTGGCCTGGGCAGCAGTGGCCTTTCCAATGGCACCGGGAGCACCATGGAGGCCCTCACTCAGGCCTACTCGGGTATCCAGCAATATGCTGCTGCTGCGCTCCCCACTCTGTACAACCAGAATCTTCTGACACAGCAGAGTATCGGTGCTGCTGGAAGCCAGAAGGAAG GTCCAGAGGGAGCCAACCTGTTCATCTACCACCTGCCCCAGGAGTTTGGTGATCAGGACCTGCTGCAGATGTTTATGCCCTTTGGGAATGTCGTGTCTGCCAAGGTTTTCATAGACAAGCAGACAAACCTGAGCAAGTGTTTTG GTTTTGTAAGTTACGACAATCCTGTTTCGGCCCAAGCTGCCATCCAGTCCATGAACGGCTTTCAGATTGGCATGAAGCGGCTTAAAGTGCAGCTCAAACGTTCGAAGAATGACAGCAAGCCCTACTGA